The Rhodococcus antarcticus DNA segment GCGCGAGCTCGAGTCCGACGTGCTCTACGCCGCGGTGCGGGCCGCCGGTTCCGACGCCGAGCGCGAGCAGCTGCTGGCCGACTTCTCCTGGCGGGCGGACACCGAGCCCGGCAGCGCCCGGTGGAGCTACCACCGCGACTTCGGCCGCACCCGGCTGCTCGTGGTCGACTCGCGGTGCTCCCGGCGCCTGGACCCCGACGACCGCGCGATGGTCGACGAGGCCGAGTGGGAGTGGGTGCGGGAGACCGCGCTGGACGCCGACGTGGACCACCTGCTCATCGGCACCTCCCTGCCGTTCCTCCTGCTGCCCGGCCTGCACCACCTCGAGGGGTGGAACGAGGCCACCGCCGAGGGCGCCTGGGGCCGGGCCTACGGGGCGGTGGCGGAGAAGATCCGGCTGGCCGTGGACCTCGAGCACTGGGCGGCGTTCCGGTCGTCCTTCGACGCGATGGTCGAGCTGGTGCAGCAGGTGGCGACGGGGCCGCGCCCGCCCGCGAGCGTGCTGTGGCTCTCCGGGGACGTGCACTGCTCCTACCTCGCGGAGGCCCACGTCGAGGGGGTGGACGCGGACCGGACGACCGTGCGCCAGCTGACCATGTCTCCGTTCCGCAACCCGCTGAACGTGCCCATCCAGGTCGCCAACCGACTCGCCCAGACCCCGGCGGTCGCGCGAGCGCTGCGCGGGCTGTCCCGCCGGGCCGGGGTGACCGAACCCGCGATCAGCTGGGACGTCGACGACGGGCCGTGGTTCGACAACGGGGTGATGACGGTGGTGCTGCACGGGCGCGCGGCCGCGGTCGACGTGGACCACGCCTGGGTGGATCCGACGGGCACGCAGGGCCTGCGACGCACGCTGCACCGCCGCCTGACCTGAGCCGGTGTGGACGCCGACTAACCTGCAGGGGTCCCGCCCGCTCCCCGGAGGTGCTCCACCGCATGGTCAAGCTCATCACCCGGTCCTCGGCCTCCCGCGTCACGGGGCCGATCGGGTCCTGGCTCGTCCGTCGTGGGCTCAGCCCGGACGCCATGACGGTGATCGGCACCGTGCTCAGCGTGGTCTCCGCGCTGACGCTGTTCACCACCGACCACCTTTTCGTCGGCACGCTGCTGATCTGGCTGTTCGTCATGTTCGACATGCTCGACGGAGCCATGGCGCGCGCGCAGGGAGGTGGCACCCGCTTCGGCGCGGTGCTCGACGCGACGTGCGACCGCGTCACCGACGGTGCGATCTTCGCCTCGCTGACCTGGTGGGCGTTCACCTACGCCCACAGCCGTCCGCTGGCCGCCGCCGCCCTGGTCTGCCTGATCACCAGCCAGGTCACCTCGTACGCCAAGGCCCGGGCCGAGGCCAGCGGGTTCGCCGCGCCGAAGGGGCTCATCGAGCGCCCCTCACGGCTGGTCATCGTCCTCGCCGGTACCGGGCTCACCGGCCTCGGCCTCCCGTGGGCGGTGTACGTCGGCACGTACGTGCTGGCCGTGGGCAGCGTGTACACGGTGGTGCAGCGCGTGCTGGCCGTCCGCAACGCCGAGGGCGCGCGTGAC contains these protein-coding regions:
- a CDS encoding alkaline phosphatase D family protein, with translation MTAPTIVLGPLLRHVDATEATVWVETDAPCEVRVRCGDVEATARTWGVHGHHYVLLALEGLEPGTATPYAVDLDGATVWPSAGDRPSTVRTRGRGDDVRIAFGSCRKAEGVDAEALGRFGADALVAMATRMSSAGHEDWPDAMLFVGDQIYADEPSEDLRARLRARRAAGEGPQGAIGADEVTEEICDFEEYTWLYHESWAPADVRWLLSTVPTCMILDDHDLRDDWNSSWSWRQEIRTRPWWRDRVVGAFSSYWVYQHLGNLSPRELESDVLYAAVRAAGSDAEREQLLADFSWRADTEPGSARWSYHRDFGRTRLLVVDSRCSRRLDPDDRAMVDEAEWEWVRETALDADVDHLLIGTSLPFLLLPGLHHLEGWNEATAEGAWGRAYGAVAEKIRLAVDLEHWAAFRSSFDAMVELVQQVATGPRPPASVLWLSGDVHCSYLAEAHVEGVDADRTTVRQLTMSPFRNPLNVPIQVANRLAQTPAVARALRGLSRRAGVTEPAISWDVDDGPWFDNGVMTVVLHGRAAAVDVDHAWVDPTGTQGLRRTLHRRLT
- the pgsA gene encoding phosphatidylinositol phosphate synthase produces the protein MVKLITRSSASRVTGPIGSWLVRRGLSPDAMTVIGTVLSVVSALTLFTTDHLFVGTLLIWLFVMFDMLDGAMARAQGGGTRFGAVLDATCDRVTDGAIFASLTWWAFTYAHSRPLAAAALVCLITSQVTSYAKARAEASGFAAPKGLIERPSRLVIVLAGTGLTGLGLPWAVYVGTYVLAVGSVYTVVQRVLAVRNAEGARDRIPL